ggtgccacctaatgtgggggaactgtactgcacctaatgtgggggaactgtactgcacctaatgaaggggaactgtactgcatctaatgagggggaactgtactgcacctaatgtgggggaactgtactgcaccagtacagttcccctacattaagtgcagtacagttcccccacattaggtgtagtatagttcaccacattatgtgcagtacagttcccccacattaggttggcagtatagttccccacattaggtacagtatagttcccccacattaggtgcagtatacttcccccacattaggctggcagtatagttcccccacattaggctggcagtatagttcccccacattaggctggcagtatagttcccccacattaggctggcagtatagttcccccacattaggctggcagtatagttcccccacattaggtgcagtatagttcccccacattaggtgcagtatagttcccccacattaggtgcagtatagttcccccacattaggtgcagtatgttcccccacattaggtgcggtataattcaccacattaggtgcagtacagttccctacaaaagcaaaatagacatggaggccaccagcatctgggggtgctaccttcctactggcaggaagagggggttaatttgagggtactaccttcttactgggggggggggggtaatctgggggtactacctgcctactcgggccccagattaacacccccccccccccccggtaggccGGTAGTACctaagattaaccccctccccccagcaggcaggtagtacccccagattaaccctctcccctcagcaggcaggtagcacccccagtttaaccccctcccccctgtaggaatgcagtaccccccagattaaccctatccccccaccctgttagaaggtagtacccccccccccccccgatgaccccccccagtaggatggtagtaccccccagtttaaccccctctccccccccgtaggaatgcagtaccctccagattaaccctatccccccaccctgttagacgGTAGTACCCCccgatgaccccctcccccccagtaggatggtagtaccccccccagtttaaccccctctcccccctgtaggaatgcagtacccccagattaaccctatccccccaccctgttagaaggtattacccccctgatgaccccctccccccccagtaggatggtagtaccccccagtttaaccccctctccccccctgtaggaatgcagtaccccccagattaaccctatccccccaccctgttagaaggtagtacccccctccccccccagtaggatggtagtaccccccagtttaaccccctctcccccctgtaggaatgcagtaccccccagattatccctatccccccaccctgttagaaggtagtaccccctgatgaccccctccccgccagtaggatggtagtaccccccagtttaaccccctctccccccctgtaagaatgcagtaccccccagattaaccctatcccccccccctccctgtaggATGATAGTACggtgccccagattaaccccctcccccagacccagtaggcaggttgaaataacattcactcactcagcgcggtaatcctgcgagccgcgtaccgtcacgtcacgctttggggccggcgtccttgaataccgcgtgacgtcctgatggtcatgtgacggcagtaacgcgccgtcacatgatcggaccaactgaaggtgagccagagaggagcggggcggggcacaaacaggagcaggaggcagcgctgtgcggtgcgcctgacggACAGGCGCACCACACAGCgggggtctgggctggtgaaggacggtcgggcacagatggggggtgctacGGAGCGTTTTGGTGTCACACtgtgcgggccgcacccgggtcgcaacgccactggattagggtgtgcctgggcacacccgacaCACccagtgcgcacgcctatgcctaCTGCACTGAATACTCTCTCTGATTCTACCCTTGAGGGTGGATAAAATATTCCTGGTTGTTGTCAGATTTCTtccagtgttaaaatgcacactaaGGTATCGGAACACACAATGGCTTTTACCAAGTGTTTCCAAAAATTAAATAACCTATAATAGACTGACACAAGAAAGTGTCCacaaaatgctttatttttaacaaaaaggATTAAATACAGCAACAGAGAGCCCTCCTATTTTAAAATGGCCCACCCCTAAAAAACACCAACCCCAAAAACACAAGATAGGGTGCACATATTGGAATATTCCCAGAGACAACTATCAACCAACAGTGTCACATCTCCCTCATAGTGCACGCTATTATGCCATATGATTTACACACAGTATTAGTTACCTGTTATTGACATGCTGAGGACTCAGAGAGtacaccccaccaccacctcaATACGTGTTCTGAATATTTGCCAAGAAGTGGGGGTGGGTGCAACTGCCTGCCCTGAAGAAGtattccactgctagacatcttatcccctatcccagtagCAGGACACCCGTGATCTCCCGCAACACCATAGGCGtgtgcagcctattgcattagggtgtgcaccctaaagcacaaactcactccgcgcacgcgtgtgtgtgtgtgttcatgtatgtatgtatgtgtgtgtgtatatatatgctaagcctaaaaccggccttggatccaatcctcctacactatgcaagcaggaatatattatatatatattatatatatatatatatatatatatatatatatatatatatatatatatatatatatatatatatatatatatatatactcctgcttgcatagtgtaggaggattggatccaaggccggttttaggcttagcatggccctcagcaaaatcagaagtggggtcccaaaagtcgtaatagttcactaatcagattagcacatttttggtcacttcaaataccataacaaatatctaaaaagcaaaaaaaaaaaaaaaaaaaaaatggtaccgataaaaactacaaatcacagcactaaaaatgaccctcatacatccccatacacagaaaaataaaagtgctatagggataagaatagtacaattttatatttttatatagttcccccacattaggttggcagtataaatctcccacattaggatggaaatatatttcccccacattaggtgcagtatagttccccctcattaggtgcagtatagttccccctcattaggtgcagtatagttccccctcattaggtgcagtatagttcccccacattaggttagtagtacagttcccccacattaggttagcagtacagttcccccaaattaggttagtagtacagttcccccacattaggtgcagtacagttcccccacattaggtgcagtacagttcccccacattaggttagtagtacagttcccccacattaggttcccccacattaggtgcagtatagttcccccacattaggttagtagtatagttcccccacattaggtgcagtatagttcctccacattaggttagtagtatagttcccccacattaggttagtagtacagttcctccacattaggtgcagtatagttcccccatattaggtgcagtatagttcccccacattaggttagtagtatagttccccctcattaggttggcagtatagttcccccacattaggttagtagtacagttcctccacattagttgcagtatagttccccacattaggtggagtatagttcccccatattaggtgcagtacagttccacgacattaggtgcagtatagttcccccacattaggttagtagtatagttcccccacattaggtgcagtatagttcctccacattaggttagtagtatagttcccccacattaggttagtagtacagttcctccacattaggtgcagtatagttcccccatattaggtgcagtatagttcccccacattaggttagtagtatagttccccctcattaggttggcagtatagttcccccacattaggttagtagtacagttcctccacattagttgcagtatagttccccacattaggtggagtatagttccctcacattaggtgcaatatagttcccccacattaggtgcagtacagttccaccacattaggtgcagtatagttataattgtagggaggaggacaattcTAGAATTtgccatgaggcttacgggactaattctacccctgatcttatatttgccaaggggttcaatgggcggagccaaagggttgtcaaaattaggttttgccatgtatgattgtgactgtctattatatgtagcctacatataatagacaatcatacatgatggggatgtagtcctgagctgtaagcctacatataatagacagtcacaatcatacatgatcagggctggtgcaaggacttttggcaccctaggcgaaagctaattttgccacccccttgaccccacacattggctctgccctttgacatgcacaaccatactactggggtgacacactgtaacaaacctcctccttatgtaatcaccttactacaggggtgacacactgtaacaatcctcctcctcatgtaatcttgttacttatggggtgacacactgtaacaaacctcctcctcatgtaatctccttactactggggtgacacactgtaacaaacctcctcctcatgtaatctccttactactggggtgacacactgtaacaaacctcctcctcatgtaatctccttactactggggtgacacactgtaacaaacctcctcctcatgtaatctccttactactggggtgacacactgtaacaaacctcctcctcatgtaatctccttactactggggtgacacactgtaacaaacctcctcctcatgtaaactccttactactgacacactgtaacaaacctcctcctcatgtaatctccttactactggggtgacacactgtaacaaacctcctcctcatgtaatctccttactactggggtgacacactgtaacaaacctcctcctcatggaatctccttactactggggtgacgcactgtaacaaacctactcctcatgtaatctccttactactagggtgacacactgtttagcagacagtgtaacagtattagatagagacagtatcacacattataggattagatacaggggctcagcaaccagtatcagacatagggggattagatacacagctcagcagacaatatcaaacATAAATGCACAGCTCAAATCACAcatggggattagatacaggggctcagcaaacagtatcacacatggggggattagatacagggtctcatcaaacagtatcacacatgggaggattagatacacagctcaaacagtatcacttatggggggttttagatacacagtttagcagacagatcacacatgggggattagatacccacagctcagcaaacagtatcacacatagggggtttagatacacaggctagcagacagatcacagatgggggggattagatacacagctcattagacagatcacacatgggggattcgatacactgctcagcaaacagtatcacacatggggagtttagatacacagctcattagacagatcacacactgggggattagatacacattttagcagacagatcaaacatgggggattagatacacagctcattagacataTCACACataggggattagatacacaggctagcagacagatcacacatgggggattagatacacagctcattagacagatcacacatgggggattagatacacattttagcagacagatcacacatgggggggattagatacacagctcattagatcacacatgggggattcaatacactgctcaaacagtatcacacatggggagtttagatacacagctcattagacagatcacacactgggggattagatacacattttagcagacagatcacacatgaaaggagtCTCACCAGGTCAGTGTCTCTTCCCTGGATCTCACAGTGCTTCTCCAGCAACATGAGGGGTGGCGTGGGgggtgttgtggttttgcagctcctcCAGCAAGACGAGGCTGAGGGGAGGGCGTGTATGTTGTcaagataggtttgctgtgaCGGGGGGATTTCGGcctggtgatgtcggggatgtccggtggggctcgggtttagtagtgagaaaaaaaaagaaagtcctgcagcagcgggctgcggtgattagggtgtgcctgtgcacacccggcacaccccgtgcgcaacACCCGACTTTCTAAACAAATGCAGGGTTCCTGGGGCAGTTGTGGTTATGTCATGGTCAAGCCGCACCCCttccattcatatatatgggagggggcgtgtctgctaacacgtcccctcccatagacatgaatagaatgggtgtgatgtgatgtcacaagggggcgtggccatgatgtcacaatcacggcctccatcttcttgatATCTAAGAAAAACTTGCTGCACTATTAATATACACCACTAGAGGGATCCCTGGattaacatgatataatatgatataatGACATAATATGATATGTAAGGAacatggggtggggggatttatcaagttatttggactttctttttgtttacttttgtaGCAAGTTGCCAGGCGCAGTcactttttgtgctttttttgtgtgacaaacCTAATAGCTCAGAAACCAAAGTCTTTTCTAAAAGTCACAAATTTTGAGGGCAAAGTTCTTTGAAAAGTCAAAAACCTAAGTAAGCCTGGACCACACTTTGGTAACTATTGCGCAAATGAAATATCTTCCAGTAACTCCTTTTTTTTAACACCTTGCACCAAAAAACACTGCTGAAAAATCAGTCTACACAAATAACTTTCCACAACACGAATTGATTAATATcccccattagagatgagcaaatttgcagtaaatttgatttgtcacaaacttctcggctcggcagttgatgacttttcctgcataaatttgttcagcattcaggtgctcccgtgggctggaaaaggtggatacagtcctaggagactctttgctaggactgtatccaccttttccagcccaccggagcactggaaagctgaactaatttatgcaggaaaagtcagcaaccgccgagctgagaagtttgtgacgaatcgaatttactgtaaattcgctcatctctgtcCCCCGTGATATCCATCTTTTACATGGATCATATaatttataaatatttacaaCCATAATAATTAATTAATGTATTAATGATCAATAACTAGTGGATGCATCAATAGTGAACaattaaataatttatttcatAATTAGATTTTATGGGTATTAATGTAATTAtggattaaattaaaaaaactaaacaaaacactaTAAATCCACAGCTCCTGCCCCGCAACTCCAACAAGGAGATCACATAATTCAGAATCTGGGAAATGGAAAATCTGTAACTCCACATCCTAATATACAAACTCGTCTATATTACATcactttattattatgttttgttaTATCAAGCACAATGCAGATGTATTTATTTGTTCCTGATCCTCTTACAGACTCTTACAATAACAGCACAACAATTTCAGCTGCTCTTATATCTAGTATAGAATAAGCAGGGGGTGTAAGTCTTAGTCAACATCCATAGTTGTATCTATTTGTATCTCTGTAACTTGTGTCAGCACCTGGGAAATATTACTTGTTACAATTTGGTAACATGTAAAGAGTATAATACAAAGCTCTCACCACCAGGTGTCGCTATTGTAACACaatgtatctgatctgtataAACTGTAACTGTAAGGATTTATACTGCTGTGATAAATAGACGATCTCTATGGATAGATGTGATTTAAGGAAGTCATTGATTTACCCAAATTTGGAGGTACATTTAACTCTTTCGTTAACTGGTTGTACACATGGTGTTATCCATCCTGAGAATTGAtgggtttatttgtttttatggtaTTAACACGTGGGATCAGGCTCTCGGACGATTATTCTCGGTCACTCTCATTGCACATATCGGGGCTCCATATAATGTCGTACAATGTGTGCAGAGTCTTGGTGCCCGGGGGTGAGCAGTCCTGTAGACCTGGTAATGCTGCCCGAGTGATCGATCCATTCACAAGATTTGTTCTGCCATCTGCTGCTCCccgcacacacattatacacctgacagATTATTGTGCTGCTATTGATCCTCTCCCATGTGTGTAACATACAGCTCACACACCTGCCCGATCACCATTCCCGCTCGGTACAATGACGACTGCTCTTCTCTAGAATGTTGGGGAGAATCgcggtaagaaaaaaaaactgattatttAGAATCGGAAAAATGCAGCAAACGTTTTGGAATGGGCGGGAAATTCAAAACCTTCTTGTCTCGTGTTCAGCCAATCAACGGAAAGGGGGGAGGGTCAGGAATGTAAATGTGGTTAAAAGAAACGCCCCCGGATGATGTCATCTTTGTTCTAGTTTTCTTTCAGGTCCGCCCATGTGCTATATAAGCCGGACTCGGCCGCACTCAGTATCTTGCAGTCTACTCGCTACATAGAGAAGATGTCTGGACGCGGTAAAGGAGGGAAAGGTCTCGGTAAGGGCGGAGCCAAGCGGCACAGGAAGGTGCTCCGGGATAACATCCAGGGCATCACCAAGCCTGCCATCCGCCGTCTAGCTCGCAGGGGAGGTGTGAAGCGCATCTCCGGCCTCATCTATGAAGAGACTCGCGGTGTCCTGAAAGTCTTCCTGGAGAACGTCATCCGTGACGCCGTCACCTACACCGAGCACGCCAAGAGGAAGACCGTCACCGCCATGGACGTGGTGTACGCCCTCAAGCGCCAGGGCCGCACTCTCTACGGCTTCGGAGGTTAATTCTGCTTCTACTCGGCTCCATCTCATCAACCCAAAGGCTCTTCTCAGAGCCGCCCACATGT
This region of Hyla sarda isolate aHylSar1 unplaced genomic scaffold, aHylSar1.hap1 scaffold_1046, whole genome shotgun sequence genomic DNA includes:
- the LOC130299339 gene encoding histone H4 yields the protein MSGRGKGGKGLGKGGAKRHRKVLRDNIQGITKPAIRRLARRGGVKRISGLIYEETRGVLKVFLENVIRDAVTYTEHAKRKTVTAMDVVYALKRQGRTLYGFGG